In Papaver somniferum cultivar HN1 chromosome 1, ASM357369v1, whole genome shotgun sequence, a genomic segment contains:
- the LOC113332329 gene encoding SPX domain-containing protein 2-like, with the protein MKYGKILSNQLEETLPDWEDKYLSYKELKKRLKLINQKVIERANEKLGDDDFSIVSDEADDLSRQEEMDFIRFLEAELDKFNWFFEDKEQDYIIRSKELQDRVAKTKNSSNDKDLIMKARRDVLDFHGEMVLLECYSALNYTGLVKILKKYDKQRGAFIRFSFIQKVSQQPFVTTDLLNDLLKDCEMMLNHLFSMAEPSVTSNAVHHENANFATRPVTAAGENESLTEGGGEELTETEYMESLYLRSTLSALRALKEIRSGSRTRNVFSMPPMM; encoded by the exons ATGAAGTACGGGAAGATTTTGAGTAATCAGTTGGAAGAAACATTGCCAGATTGGGAAGATAAATATTTATCATACAAGGaattgaagaaaagattgaaGTTAATTAATCAGAAAGTTATTGAAAGAGCTAATGAAAAACTTGGAGACGATGATTTTTCAATTGTTAGTGATGAAGCAGATGACTTGAGTAGACAGGAAGAAATGGATTTCATTAGGTTCTTAGAAGCTGAACTTGACAAGTTTAACTGGTTTTTCGAAGATAAAGAACAAGATTATATAATCAGATCCAAG GAGTTGCAGGATAGAGTTGCAAAGACAAAGAACTCGTCAAATGATAAAGACTTGATTATGAAAGCAAGAAGGGATGTACTCGATTTTCACGGAGAAATGGTTTTATTAGAATGTTACAGTGCCCTCAACTACACTG GTTTGGTAAAGATACTGAAGAAATACGACAAGCAAAGAGGTGCTTTTATTCGTTTCTCATTCATCCAAAAGGTCTCGCAACAACCCTTTGTCACAACAGACTTGCTTAACGACCTCCTGAAAGATTGTGAAATGATGCTCAACCACCTATTCTCCATGGCCGAGCCATCAGTTACAAGCAATGCAGTCCATCATGAGAACGCAAATTTTGCTACTAGACCTGTTACAGCTGCCGGTGAGAATGAAAGTCTTACCGAAGGAGGGGGAGAAGAACTCACCGAAACCGAATACATGGAGAGCTTGTACTTGAGGAGCACCTTATCAGCATTGAGAGCACTGAAGGAGATACGAAGCGGAAGCAGAACCAGGAATGTTTTCTCCATGCCGCCTATGATGTGA
- the LOC113332337 gene encoding uncharacterized protein LOC113332337, with protein MASFSSILLYIFVCSALLLGNITPSLAAKPKLLDDYLPNGHFEDGPKPSNLKKTVIIGKNSLPKWEINGLVEYISGGPQPGGFFYAVPRGVHAVRLGNEANISQTIKLKPNSYYSLTFGATRTCAQDEVLRVSVPPSSGEFSLQTLYSSDGGDTYAWAFKAESENAKITFHNPGVQEDPTCGPLVDHVAIKELVVPHYTSGNVVKNGGFECGPHFFKDYSTGVLIPPQQEDKVSPLPGWIVESLKAVRYIDSKNSKVPYGLAAIELAAGRESSIAQILRTIPKQLYKFEFAVGDAENFCHGSMVVEAFAGAETLKAKFESTGKGDFKTVSFKFRAVSARTRISFYSSFYHTKMNDFGHLCGPVLDEVKVYPVSS; from the exons ATGGCATCATTCTCATCAATATTGCTCTACATTTTTGTATGTTCCGCACTTCTCTTGGGCAACATTACTCCTTCATTGGCAGCTAAACCTAAGCTTCTTGACG ATTATCTTCCAAATGGGCACTTCGAAGATGGACCAAAACCATCAAATCTAAAGAAAACAGTGATAATAGGGAAAAACTCACTGCCCAAATGGGAAATCAATGGCTTAGTAGAATACATCTCGGGTGGTCCTCAACCAGGTGGATTTTTCTATGCTGTTCCTCGAGGAGTTCATGCTGTAAGACTAGGAAATGAAGCTAACATTTCTCAAACCATAAAACTTAAACCAAATTCCTACTATTCTTTAACATTCGGAGCAACTAGGACTTGTGCACAAGATGAGGTATTAAGGGTGTCTGTTCCTCCGAGTTCAGGAGAGTTTTCACTACAGACACTATACAGCAGCGATGGTGGTGATACTTATGCTTGGGCTTTCAAAGCTGAATCAGAAAATGCTAAGATCACTTTCCATAATCCCGGGGTTCAAGAGGATCCTACATGCGGCCCCCTTGTCGATCATGTGGCTATAAAAGAACTCGTCGTTCCTCATTACACATCAG GTAATGTGGTAAAGAATGGTGGATTTGAATGTGGACCACATTTTTTCAAGGATTACTCCACTGGAGTCCTCATCCCTCCTCAACAGGAAGACAAGGTGTCTCCACTCCCAGGTTGGATCGTCGAATCCCTAAAAGCCGTTCGTTACATCGATTCGAAAAACTCTAAGGTCCCGTACGGACTTGCTGCAATCGAGTTAGCTGCAGGAAGAGAAAGTTCAATTGCTCAAATTCTAAGGACAATCCCGAAACAGCTGTATAAATTTGAGTTTGCAGTTGGAGACGCAGAAAATTTCTGTCATGGATCTATGGTGGTTGAGGCGTTCGCAGGCGCAGAAACTTTAAAAGCTAAGTTCGAATCCACTGGAAAGGGTGACTTCAAGACTGTTAGTTTCAAATTCAGAGCTGTTTCAGCAAGAACTCGAATAAGTTTCTACAGCAGCTTTTACCATACAAAGATGAATGACTTTGGTCACCTGTGTGGTCCTGTTTTGGATGAAGTTAAAGTTTACCCGGTGTCTAGTTAG